A single Scleropages formosus chromosome 4, fSclFor1.1, whole genome shotgun sequence DNA region contains:
- the ankhd1 gene encoding ankyrin repeat and KH domain-containing protein 1 isoform X4 → MQNAVAGTAMLTDGFEDEIDSVTPRSPAVGMEVGATPGSGLGGLGIGVGGKKVRLFGEAAAGPAADRLDFKLAAAAVLSSGPGSGSDEDEVSEVESFILDQEDLDNPMLKTASELLLSSAADGADLRTVDPETQARLEALLEAAAFADPEVLRRLTSSVSCALDEAAAALTRMRAENTLNAGQADNRSLAEACSDGDVNAVRKLLDEGRSVNEHTEEGESLLCLACSAGYYELAQVLLAMHANVEDRGIKGDITPLMAAASGGYVDIVKLLLVHGADVNAQSSTGNTALTYACAGGFVDVVKVLLKEGANIEDHNENGHTPLMEAASAGHVEVARVLLEYGAGINTHSNEFKESALTLACYKGHLEMVRFLLEAGADQEHKTDEMHTALMEACMDGHVEVARLLLDSGAQVNMPADSFESPLTLAACGGHVELAALLIERGANLEEVNDEGYTPLMEAAREGHEEMVALLLAQGANINAQTEETQETALTLACCGGFLEVADFLIKTGADIELGCSTPLMEAAQEGHLELVKYLLAAGANVHATTATGDTALTYACENGHTDVADVLLQTGADLEHESEGGRTPLMKAARAGHLCTVQFLISKGANVNRATANNDHTVVSLACAGGHLAVVELLLAHGADPTHRLKDGSTMLIEAAKGGHTNVVSYLLDYPNNILSVPAPDLSQLTPPSHDASQVPRVPFQALAMVVPPQEPDRVPSAITAPPQVTSKGASKQRSNPMQTSSVTAGGTDVDVLPHFHPYQPLECIVEETEGKLNELGQRISAIEKAQLESLELIQGEPLTKDKIEELKKSREEQVQKKKKILKELQKVERQLQLKTQQQFTKEYMEAKGLKEDSGQPAQGAGLSLPGAALPLQSSQLGSDTDGEGNHDDEDNQPNPTEDDDDDDEDDDEDDDEEDDEDEEDDDEEEEEDDDFAKLPQVDTILYREMQQPPPPPPPQTPPTQTGFVPIQPLATQLSTDFSGADYSGNTCPDLQRAMVNPQMLGQQLPGLGSNLLSQAPEGLMVATPAQTLTETLDDIMAAVGSRVPMMSTTVSPTSQPSMPTPGSTISPPSMLPLYPSVDIDAHTESNHDTALTLACAGGHEELVSVLIARGANIEHRDKKGFTPLILAATAGHVGVVEILLDKGADIEAQSERTKDTPLSLACSGGRQEVVELLLLRGANKEHRNVSDYTPLSLAASGGYVNIIKILLNAGAEINSRTGSKLGISPLMLAAMNGHVPAVKLLLDMGSDINAQIETNRNTALTLACFQGRAEVVSLLLDRKANVEHRAKTGLTPLMEAASGGYAEVGRVLLDKGADVNAPPVPSSRDTALTIAADKGHYKFCELLINRVAHIDVRNKKGNTPLWLAANGGHFDVVQLLVQAGADVDAADNRKITPLMAAFRKGHVKVVQYLVKEVNQFPSDIECMRYIATIADKELLKKCHQCMETIVKAKDQQAAEANKNASILLKELDLEKSREESKKQALAAKREKRKEKRKKKKEEQKRKLEEEEAKIKEECTEMQDQGKDSTKEAEVPIEPPSATTTTTIGISATSVTFTAAFSKKRGNVVTTPSTNRKSKKNKTKEAPSEPIILQDPQVALAQQKADKNKIHGEPRGGGAPGGNSDSDNLDSTDCNSESSSSGGKSQELSYSPDVAPSSHTQTPPAPEKRQCPSSHGLRDEKVTVSVSKAQQKVQECISDLNPNPVPSTFKTVSLPVSSPNSKINLTSPKRGQKREEGWKEVVRRSKKLSVPASVVSRIMGRGGCNITAIQDVTGAHIDVDKQKDKNGERMITIRGGTESTRHAVQLINALIQDPAKELEDLIPRNHIRTPGTNTKIGSTFTTSTGATSTTAAGCKGPASVVPSSTVSFQPSSPSPSQQGGKMGKGLAPGVRPPFVSLPLAYAHPQLALLAAQTMHQIRHPRLPVAQFGGTFSPSPNTWGPFPVRPVSPGSTNSSPKHNGGAATRPGTSQAEYAAAVSNSTPTSTTVASPPSTAPALASSGTPSTVRKQLFSAEPKSSSVTPVASTASNIGPARPSSSPPPPLSAPSAQPSTPPPPAPIAPPTQLPQSKPEPLTSCIAGKEKPPVEHPVTPVLGGASENTTSVGALPFSAPPTTLPLVPPHQEGRQQLPMPFTSSAEPGPSVASPCVSLPISRPAPACGSTVAHTSSTLPHFAAPAPRVSPRMQPAAPFYPLAPGGALNEHPSVFTLQDPLKQQQQPPAQQQQQHTMPTPGMAPPSLPMSSAISMMNGSQMHIHAGKAQLPPNFGPTALFNHFSSIFDNSQVGNNHVWGTCHLPTRTPPEQAYSAPPTYMSSMGQMENVLPPPDSSKAPGYRCTSQRIVSSPIGMHSMDPSGSSLSSSTALTSFATSISGSPVFLPGPAPMGTPSFSRQHFSPHPWSASTSCESPVPSVSSGASSPLSASTAAPVQSKPSSSSQQDRKVPPPIGTERLARIRQTGSVNPTMLTTSYTAPVGQGGIWSFGVGRASEAMSGWSQPLMSSHILHQQLPEPSAFSQHQPMERDDTGIVAPSNTFHQPVPSNFIDFPKGLPMSMYGGTMIPPRPPLTEGPGGPMYNGLHTADPAWNPILKVVPNSAENSDPQQVWPGTWAPHAGNVHLNHVN, encoded by the exons CATTCGCAGATCCCGAGGTGCTGCGCCGACTGACATCGTCGGTGAGCTGTGCGCTGGATGAGGCTGCTGCTGCCCTCACACGAATGAGGGCCGAGAATACGCTCAACGCCGGCCAGGCTGACAA CCGTAGCTTGGCAGAGGCCTGTTCAGATGGGGATGTCAACGCCGTGAGGAAGCTGTTAGACGAGGGCCGCAGTGTCAACGAGCACACGGAAGAAGGCGAGAGCCTGCTATGTCTTGCCTGTTCTGCGGGTTACTACGAACTTGCACAG GTCCTGCTGGCCATGCATGCTAATGTTGAGGATCGGGGGATCAAGGGTGACATCACGCCCCTCATGGCAGCTGCTAGTGGTGGCTATGTGGACATAGTCAAGCTGCTGCTGGTACATGGAGCTGATGTCAATGCTCAGTCATCTACAG GGAACACGGCGCTAACATATGCCTGTGCCGGTGGCTTTGTGGATGTAGTTAAGGTGTTGTTGAAGGAGGGAGCCAACATTGAGGACCATAATGAGAATGGCCACACGCCACTGATGGAGGCAGCCAGCGCAGGGCATGTGGAGGTAGCACGTGTGCTGTTGGAGTACGGTGCTGGCATCAACACTCACTCCAATGAGTTCAAGGAGAGTGCGCTGACATTAGCCTGCTATAAAG GACACCTGGAGATGGTGCGCTTCTTATTGGAGGCTGGTGCAGACCAGGAGCACAAGACAGATGAGATGCACACAGCGCTGATGGAGGCCTGCATG GATGGCCATGTGGAGGTGGCCCGGCTGCTACTGGACAGTGGGGCACAGGTGAACATGCCGGCAGACTCGTTTGAGTCTCCATTGACACTGGCAGCCTGTGGAGGCCATGTGGAACTGGCTGCCCTTTTGATTGAACGTGGAGCCAACCTGGAAGAGGTGAATGACGAGGGTTACACGCCATTGATGGAGGCAGCTCGTGAAGGCCATGAAGAGATGGTGGCACTGTTGCTGGCCCAGG GTGCGAACATTAATGCACAGACGGAAGAGACACAGGAGACTGCCCTGACGCTGGCCTGCTGTGGGGGCTTCTTGGAAGTGGCAGACTTCCTCATTAAAACTGGAGCAGATATAGAGCTGGGCTGTTCTACACCTCTCATGGAGGCTGCACAGGAAGGCCACCTGGAACTTGTCAAGTATCTGCTGGCTGCAG GGGCAAATGTCCATGCCACCACAGCAACGGGTGACACGGCATTGACGTATGCTTGTGAAAACGGACATACAGATGTGGCTGATGTACTGCTGCAAACGGGGGCTGACCTG GAACATGAGTCAGAGGGAGGTAGAACCCCATTAATGAAAGCAGCCAGAGCAGGACACCTGTGTACCGTACAGTTTTTAATCAGCAAAG GTGCCAATGTGAATAGAGCCACAGCAAACAATGACCACACGGTGGTATCGCTGGCCTGTGCTGGCGGCCACTTGGCTGtagtggagctgctgctggcccaTGGAGCTGACCCCACGCATCGGCTGAAG GATGGCTCAACCATGCTCATTGAAGCTGCTAAGGGTGGCCACACCAATGTGGTGTCCTATTTGCTTGACTACCCGAACAACATCCTCTCTGTCCCCGCGCCTGACCTGTCTCAGCTCACACCCCCTTCACATGATGCATCTCAG GTTCCCCGTGTTCCATTCCAGGCTCTGGCCATGGTTGTGCCCCCGCAGGAGCCCGATAGAGTACCCTCTGCCATCACAGCACCCCCTCAGGTCACCAGTAAAG GTGCATCCAAGCAAAGGTCAAACCCCATGCAGACAAGCAGCGTCACTGCAGGTGGAACAGATGTGGATGTTTTGCCCCACTTCCACCCCTACCAGCCCCTAGAGTGCATCGTGGAAGAGACAGAGGGCAAGTTGAATGAGCTTGGCCAACGCATCAGTGCCATTGAAAAGGCACAACTGGAGTCATTGGAGCTCATCCAGGGCGAGCCCCTCACCAAAGACAAGATTGAGGAGCTGAAAAAGAGCCGTGAGGAACaggtgcagaaaaagaaaaaaatcctaaagGAGCTACAAAAGGTGGAGCGCCAGCTGCAGCTCAAGACGCAGCAGCAGTTCACCAAAGAGTACATGGAGGCAAAGGGACTAAAGGAGGACTCAGGGCAGCCAGCTCAGGGGGCGGGGCTGTCATTGCCCGGCGCCGCCCTGCCCCTGCAATCATCGCAGCTGGGCTCTGATACAGATGGAGAGGGGAACCATGATGATGAAGACAACCAGCCAAACCCaacagaagatgatgatgatgatgatgaggatgatgatgaagatgatgatgaggaggatgatgaggatgaagaagatgatgatgaggaggaggaagaggacgatGATTTCGCTAAGCTGCCACAGGTGGACACTATCCTGTACAGAGAGATGCAGCAacctccaccaccacccccaccacagACACCACCAACACAGACTGGCTTTGTGCCCATCCAGCCTTTGGCCACACAGCTGTCCACAGACTTCAGTGGTGCAGATTACTCTGGAAACACCTGTCCTGACCTTCAAAGGGCAATGGTGAATCCGCAGATGCTGGGCCAGCAGCTCCCAGGGCTTGGATCCAACCTCCTCAGCCAGGCACCTGAAGGTCTCATGGTGGCTACCCCTGCCCAGACACTCACGGAAACGTTGGATGATATCATGGCGG CAGTGGGCAGCAGAGTGCCTATGATGAGCACCACAGTCTCACCTACCTCTCAGCCCTCCATGCCAACACCAGGCAGTACTATCTCGCCCCCTTCTATGCTGCCATTGTACCCCTCTGTGGACATCGATGCCCAT ACGGAGAGCAACCATGACACAGCTTTAACACTGGCATGTGCTGGGGGCCATGAGGAGCTGGTGTCAGTGTTGATTGCACGTGGGGCCAACATTGAGCACCGGGATAAGAAGG GCTTCACGCCGCTGATTCTAGCAGCAACGGCCGGTCATGTGGGTGTTGTGGAGATCCTTCTGGATAAAGGGGCTGATATTGAGGCCCAGTCTGAGAGAACCAAAGACACACCTCTCTCCTTGGCATGTTCTGGGGGCCGGCAAGAG GTGGTGGAACTGCTGCTGTTGCGTGGGGCCAACAAGGAGCACCGCAATGTCTCGGACTATACTCCTCTCAGTCTTGCTGCATCCGGGGGCTATGTCAACATCATCAAGATTCTTCTTAACGCTGGAGCTGAGATCAACTCCAG gactGGCAGCAAGCTGGGAATCTCTCCCCTCATGTTAGCGGCCATGAACGGTCACGTCCCGGCAGTCAAACTGTTGCTGGACATGGGATCGGATATCAACGCCCAAATTGAGACAAACCGCAACACGGCGCTGACGCTAGCCTGCTTCCAGGGACGTGCTGAGGTGGTCAGTCTACTGCTGGACCGCAAGGCCAACGTGGAACATCGTGCTAAG ACTGGGCTCACTCCACTTATGGAGGCTGCGTCAGGAGGCTATGCTGAGGTGGGCCGTGTGCTTCTGGACAAAGGCGCCGATGTCAATGCCCCACCTGTGCCGTCCTCTCGGGACACTGCGCTCACCATTGCTGCAGACAAGGGTCATTACAAATTCTGTGAGCTCCTCATCAACAG GGTAGCCCACATTGATGTGCGCAATAAGAAAGGGAACACACCGCTGTGGCTGGCAGCCAACGGGGGCCATTTTGATGTGGTACAGCTGCTTGTGCAGGCGGGTGCGGATGTCGATGCTGCGGACAACCGCAAGATCACGCCCCTGATGGCTGCATTCCGCAAG GGTCATGTGAAAGTGGTCCAGTATTTGGTGAAAGAAGTAAATCAGTTTCCCTCGGACATTGAGTGCATGCGATACATTGCCACCATTGCAGACAAG GAGTTGCTGAAGAAATGTCACCAGTGCATGGAGACAATTGTCAAAGCCAAAGATCAGCAGGCAGCAGAGGCGAACAAGAACGCCAGCATCTTGCTTAAGGAGCTTGATCTTGAGAAG TCCCGAGAGGAAAGCAAGAAGCAGGCTCTGGCAGCCAAGCGGGAGAAGCGCAAGGAGAAgcgcaagaagaagaaggaggagcaaAAGAGGAAgttggaggaagaggaggcaaaaATCAAGGAGGAGTGCACAGAAATGCAGGACCAGGGGAAAGATTCAACAAAAG AAGCTGAAGTCCCCATTGAGCCCCCAagcgccaccaccaccaccaccattgGCATCTCTGCCACTTCTGTCACCTTCACAGCCGCTTTCAGTAAAAAGCGGGGCAACGTAGTGACAACACCTAGCACCAACCGCAAGAGTAAGAAGAACAAGACCAAAGAGGCACCAAGTGAGCCCATTATCTTGCAGGATCCCCAGGTGGCATTGGCACAACAGAAGGCTGACAAGAACAAGATCCACGGGGAGCCCCGTGGTGGTGGGGCACCCGGAGGGAACAGTGACTCCGACAACTTGGACAGCACTGACTGCAACAGTGAGAGCAGCAGTAGTGGTGGCAAGAGCCAGGAGCTCAGCTACTCACCAGACGTGGCTCCCTCCAGTCACACCCAGACCCCGCCTGCCCCGGAGAAGAGACAGTGCCCCTCCTCACATGGCTTACGTGACGAAAAGGTCACTGTGTCTGTCTCCAAAGCACAGCAGAA GGTACAAGAGTGCATCAGTGACTTGAATCCCAATCCTGTACCCTCCACTTTCAAGACTGTTTCATTGCCGGTGTCATCACCAAACAGTAAGATAAACCTTACCAGCCCTAAGAGGGGCCAGAAGAGAGAAGAAGGCTGGAAGGAGGTGGTCCGCAG GTCTAAGAAGCTCTCAGTTCCAGCCTCTGTGGTATCACGAATTATGGGCAGGGGTGGCTGTAATATCACTGCCATTCAGGATGTGACGGGAGCACACATTGATGTGGACAAGCAAAAAGACAAGAATGGCGAGAGAATGATTACCATCAG GGGAGGCACAGAGTCAACGCGACATGCTGTGCAGCTCATCAATGCGCTGATCCAGGACCCCGCAAAGGAGCTGGAGGACTTGATCCCCCGGAATCACATCCGTACTCCTGGAACAAACACCAAGATTGGTTCCACCTTTACCACGTCCACTGGAGCCACCAGCACCACCGCAGCTGGCTGCAAAGGCCCGGCATCTGTCGTGCCATCCTCCACTGTGTCTTTCCAGCCCTCTTCGCCTTCCCCATCACAGCAAGGGGGCAAGATGGGGAAAGGTCTGGCTCCTGGAGTCAGGCCCCCCTTTGTTTCACTTCCTCTGGCCTATGCCCACCCACAGCTGGCACTGCTGGCAGCCCAGACCATGCACCAGATCCGGCACCCACGCCTGCCCGTGGCTCAGTTTGGAGGTACCTTCTCTCCATCACCTAATACTTGGGGCCCCTTTCCGGTGCGGCCTGTGAGCCCCGGCAGCACTAATAGTTCTCCTAAACATAATGGAGGTGCCGCGACACGCCCGGGCACCTCTCAGGCAGAGTATGCAGCGGCTGTCTCCAACTCCACTCCTACCAGTACTACTGTTGCCTCACCCCCATCTACGGCTCCAGCTCTTGCCAGTTCGGGGACCCCATCCACTGTTCGCAAGCAGCTGTTCTCCGCCGAACCTAAGTCCAGCAGTGTGACCCCGGTGGCCAGCACAGCTAGCAACATAGGCCCAGCACGACCTTCCAGCTCTCCACCACCCCCGCTATCTGCTCCGTCTGCACAACCTagcacccctccccctcctgcaccAATAGCCCCACCCACACaactcccacagtccaaaccaGAGCCTCTTACCTCTTGTATCGCTGGAAAGGAAAAACCCCCTGTGGAACATCCAGTCACGCCTGTTCTGGGTGGAGCTTCTGAAAACACCACTTCTGTTGGCGCATTGCCCTTTTCAGCTCCACCTACAACCTTGCCCTTGGTCCCACCTCACCAAGAGGGGCGACAGCAGCTGCCTATGCCCTTCACCTCCAGTGCAGAACCTGGTCCATCTGTAGCCTCGCCTTGTGTCAGCCTGCCCATCTCTCGCCCTGCCCCTGCCTGTGGCAGCACAGTCGCACACACCAGCAGCACTTTACCTCACTTTGCCGCTCCTGCACCCCGGGTGTCACCACGCATgcagcctgctgctccattttacCCTCTCGCTCCAGGGGGAGCTTTGAATGAGCACCCATCTGTGTTCACATTGCAAGATCCTCtcaagcaacagcagcagccgcccgcacagcaacaacagcagcacacgATGCCAACACCAGGCATGGCCCCACCGTCGCTTCCAATGTCATCTGCCATCAGCATGATGAATGGCTCCCAGATGCACATCCACGCTGGCAaggcccagctgcccccaaACTTTGGGCCCACTGCCCTCTTCAACCATTTCAGCAGTATCTTTGACAACAGCCAGGTGGGCAACAACCATGTGTGGGGCACGTGCCACTTGCCGACACGGACCCCACCTGAGCAGGCCTATAGTGCCCCGCCCACATACATGAGCAGTATGGGTCAGATGGAAAATGTACTACcacctcctgacagctccaaGGCACCCGGTTACCGCTGTACCTCCCAGAGGATCGTATCCAGTCCCATCG GCATGCACTCGATGGACCCCTCAGGAAGCTCCCTTTCCTCTTCCACTGCGCTGACGAGCTTTGCCACCAGCATCTCTGGCAGTCCGGTGTTCCTGCCAGGCCCAGCCCCCATGGGGACACCCTCCTTCAGCCGGCAACACTTCTCCCCTCACCCTTGGAGCGCCTCAACTTCTT GTGAGTCCCCAGTGCCCTCCGTATCTTCAGGTGCCTCTTCCCCGCTCTCGGCATCCACAGCAGCACCGGTCCAGTCCAAGCCCAGTAGCTCCAGTCAGCAGGACCGTAAAGTGCCCCCACCTATCGGCACCGAGCGCCTGGCCCGCATTCGGCAGACTGGCTCAGTCAACCCTACAATGCTCACTACCAGCTACACTGCACCTGTTGGGCAGGGTGGCATCTGGTCTTTTGGTGTGGGCAGAGCCTCTG AGGCCATGTCTGGCTGGTCACAACCCCTGATGAGCAGTCACATCCTGCACCAGCAGCTGCCAGAGCCGTCAGCTTTTTCCCAGCACCAGCCAATGGAACGGGATGACACGGGCATCGTGGCCCCCTCCAATACTTTCCACCAGCCCGTGCCCAGCAACTTCATTGACTTCCCCAAG GGGTTGCCAATGTCGATGTATGGCGGAACAATGATCCCTCCCCGCCCTCCACTGACTGAAGGGCCAGGGGGCCCCATGTACAATGGCCTCCACACTGCCGACCCTGCCTGGAACCCCATTCTCAAGGTTGTTCCCAATTCTGCAGAGAATTCAGACCCCCAACAG GTCTGGCCTGGTACTTGGGCTCCACATGCCGGGAATGTGCATCTGAACCACGTCAACTAG